A genomic region of Nymphaea colorata isolate Beijing-Zhang1983 chromosome 2, ASM883128v2, whole genome shotgun sequence contains the following coding sequences:
- the LOC116248721 gene encoding zinc finger protein STOP1 homolog, whose translation MDSQGNFSEREVPSDPDDGYSKFRILGQDGLPVFGNFQSSYGFQKAQDIALSNLRFQLGLGLDDCSLGGGVDPKAVSLLPYADGNPRALLNNLVFLEQKVHDLQGVVSSMIEENCGMDRSLTRQQMIRADIASIIAQLLSAAGRLIPAGQQLGQGVVGSGFGDESLFAQVAGVSGIDVMGNLQQMDDVLEADGDIKLGNMSIDFSRFQDEDFPGNILGTPSEIGLPAAISTAQGDVKMAFDDEVKQPGSNQSESSMPRVNESENVSGGDLELHGAIKDEDEDGEEENLAPGTYELLELEKDEILAPHTHFCTICGKGFKRDANLRMHMRGHGDEYKTPEALAKPNKDSKLDSGHLKRYSCPFEGCKRNQKHKKFQPLKTILCVKNHYKRSHCDKSYTCSRCNVKKFSVIADLKTHEKHCGQDKWQCSCGTTFSRKDKLFGHVALFQGHTPALPLHETKGSSHSDEGGKPEKVKNSGKAVNNLPPSAAGTEQGVAAPVYTTGNVNGNSRYERGGLIGNNAAPTIIGFSGDTNKNNCLGRSSMAERFPQSVSDPTGGSFPLQTMLSSNFF comes from the coding sequence GTGTTTGGGAATTTCCAAAGCAGTTATGGCTTCCAGAAGGCTCAGGATATAGCCTTGTCTAACCTTAGGTTCCAGTTAGGGTTAGGGTTGGACGATTGCTCTTTGGGTGGTGGGGTTGATCCGAAAGCAGTTTCGTTGCTGCCTTATGCTGATGGCAACCCCAGGGCCTTGCTCAATAATCTGGTTTTTCTTGAGCAGAAGGTTCATGATCTTCAAGGTGTGGTGAGTTCCATGATCGAAGAGAATTGTGGGATGGATAGGTCCTTGACGAGGCAGCAGATGATTAGGGCTGATATTGCCTCGATCATAGCTCAATTGCTGTCGGCGGCTGGACGGTTGATTCCGGCGGGACAGCAGCTCGGTCAGGGCGTTGTGGGATCTGGATTCGGGGACGAGTCTTTGTTTGCTCAAGTAGCTGGGGTTAGTGGGATTGACGTGATGGGCAATTTGCAGCAGATGGATGACGTCTTGGAGGCCGATGGTGATATCAAATTGGGGAATATGTCGATCGATTTTAGTCGATTTCAGGACGAAGATTTTCCCGGCAACATACTGGGAACGCCATCGGAGATTGGACTTCCTGCAGCGATATCTACAGCCCAGGGTGACGTGAAGATGGCATTTGATGATGAAGTTAAGCAGCCGGGTTCCAACCAATCTGAGTCGTCAATGCCTCGTGTCAATGAATCTGAGAATGTTTCAGGTGGAGATTTGGAATTGCATGGAGCAATTAAAGATGAGGATGAGGATGGGGAGGAAGAGAACCTTGCACCTGGTACATATGAGCTGCTGGAGTTGGAAAAAGATGAGATTCTTGCTCCACATACCCACTTCTGCACAATATGTGGCAAGGGATTCAAGCGAGACGCTAATCTCCGGATGCATATGCGCGGGCATGGCGATGAATATAAAACTCCAGAAGCCCTGGCAAAGCCGAACAAGGATTCAAAACTGGACAGCGGTCACTTAAAGAGGTACTCATGTCCTTTTGAAGGATGTAAGAGAAACCAAAAGCACAAAAAGTTCCAGCCACTGAAGACCATCCTTTGTGTGAAGAATCACTACAAGAGAAGCCACTGCGATAAGAGCTACACCTGCAGTAGGTGCAATGTGAAGAAATTTTCTGTGATTGCAGATCTAAAAACGCATGAGAAGCACTGTGGGCAGGATAAGTGGCAGTGCTCATGTGGAACAACTTTCTCTAGGAAGGACAAGTTGTTCGGTCATGTTGCTCTGTTCCAAGGCCACACGCCTGCCCTTCCTCTGCATGAAACTAAAGGATCTTCACATTCAGATGAAGGCGGGAAGCCAGAAAAAGTGAAGAATAGTGGGAAAGCAGTAAATAACCTGCCTCCAAGTGCTGCTGGAACTGAGCAAGGAGTGGCTGCTCCAGTATATACTACTGGAAATGTAAATGGCAACTCAAGGTATGAAAGGGGTGGCCTGATTGGAAATAATGCGGCTCCTACCATCATTGGCTTTAGTGGGGACACAAATAAGAACAACTGTCTTGGTAGATCAAGTATGGCAGAAAGGTTTCCTCAGTCAGTGTCTGATCCAACGGGAGGATCATTTCCCTTACAAACCATGTTATCAAGCAACTTCTTCTAG